The following are from one region of the Acanthopagrus latus isolate v.2019 chromosome 2, fAcaLat1.1, whole genome shotgun sequence genome:
- the esrrd gene encoding steroid hormone receptor ERR2: MELKEFCLTEDYRFISPERLLDSSSSSSSSSSPADGARSPASFLHSSPLSPSFPLDTTPALSPSHPAFLLPSPSSSSSSSSSSSSYSLLCGVPDPESPTGSSSSGGSVGGGAVVSEASVRFSMSQTGSFSAQVDSILRGDYLTPLGAVGPKRLCLVCGDFASGYHYGVASCEACKAFFKRTIQGNIEYSCPVMNECEITKRRRKACQACRFRKCLQAGMMREGVRMDRVRGGRQKYKRRVESGLSSYCRASYLHPASRNKMISHLLLTEPAPLAANHDESTNDGSLRTLLTLCDLLNRELLVLIGWAKQIPGFSALSLVDQMSLLQSGWMEALLVGVAWRSQGVAGEELVFAGNLRLDEGQCRAAGLADLYEALRHLTARYQAMNLSAEEAVTLKAMALANSDADPVDCPDSVQRFQDGLHEALQEYELSRREQHRAGRLLMSLPLLRQTADRAVRVLLRLHRQHSVPLHKLLLEMLDTKA; the protein is encoded by the exons ATGGAGCTGAAGGAGTTCTGTCTGACGGAGGACTACAGATTCATCAGCCCAGAGCG gctgttggactcctcctcctcctcctcctcctcctcctctcctgctgatgGAGCTCGGTCTCCGGCCTCCTTCCTCCACTCCTCCCCCCTCAGCCCCTCCTTTCCCCTGGACACCACTCCTGCTCTCAGCCCTTCACACCCGGCCTTCCTCCTCCCCagcccgtcctcctcctcctcctcctcctcctcctcctcctcgtacAGCCTCCTCTGTGGAGTGCCGGACCCCGAGTCCCCGACGGGCTCTAGTTCCAGCGGAGGAAGCGTCGGAGGCGGCGCCGTGGTGTCGGAGGCCTCGGTGCGTTTCTCCATGTCGCAGACGGGTTCGTTCTCTGCTCAG GTGGACTCCATCCTGCGGGGCGACTACCTGACCCCGCTGGGCGCCGTCGGGCCCAAGCGGCTCTGTCTGGTGTGCGGAGACTTTGCGTCCGGGTATCATTATGGCGTGGCGTCCTGCGAGGCCTGCAAGGCGTTCTTCAAGAGGACCATACAAG GCAACATCGAGTACAGCTGCCCTGTGATGAACGAGTGTGAGATCACCAAGCGGAGGAGGAAAGCCTGTCAGGCCTGTCGCTTCAGGAAGTGTCTGCAGGCCGGCATGATGAGGGAGG GGGTCCGTATGGACCGGGTCAGAGGAGGCCGGCAGAAGTACAAGCGTCGGGTCGAGTCCGGGCTGAGTTCTTACTGCAGAGCGTCGTACCTTCATCCTGCCAGCA GAAACAAGATGAtctctcacctgctgctcactGAGCCCGCCCCTCTGGCTGCCAATCATGACGAGTCGACTAATGACGGCAGCCTGCGGACCCTGCTGACCCTCTGTGACCTTCTGAACCGGGAGCTGCTGGTTCTGATTGGCTGGGCCAAACAGATCCCAG GCTTCTCCGCTCTCTCATTGGTCGACCAGATGTCGCTGCTGCAGAGCGGCTGGATGGAGGCGCTGCTGGTGGGCGTGGCCTGGCGGTCGCAGGGCGTGGCGGGGGAGGAGCTCGTGTTCGCCGGAAACCTTCGTCTGgacgagggtcagtgtcgagcTGCGGGATTGGCCGACCTGTACGAGGCGCTGCGTCACCTGACGGCCAGATACCAGGCGATGAACCTGAGCGCCGAGGAGGCGGTGACGCTGAAGGCCATGGCGCTCGCCAACTCAG ATGCTGACCCGGTGGACTGTCCGGACTCGGTGCAGAGGTTCCAGGACGGGCTCCACGAGGCCCTGCAGGAGTACGAGTTGTCCCGCAGAGAGCAGCACCGAGCGGGCCGGCTGCTGATGAGCCTCCCTCTGCTGCGACAGACGGCGGACCGAGCCGTGCGGGTTCTCCTGAGGCTGCACCGCCAGCACAGCGTCCCGctccacaaactgctgctggagaTGCTCGACACCAAGGCCTGA
- the shkbp1 gene encoding SH3KBP1-binding protein 1, which produces MMSSSARSGDIIHLNVGGKRFSTSRQTLTWVPDSFFSSLLSGRISTLKDETGAIFIDRDPSLFATILNFLRTKELHPRSINVHMLMHEAEFYGITPLVRKLQLCDELDRSSCGNVLFNGYLPPPVYPAKRRNRHSVAGSQFMAGRVVPIERAPVRRSNTMPPNLGNSGILSRAIAEERTPAGQSSDPGLVRIICGHHNWIAVAYAQFVVCYRVKESTGWQQVFTSPRLDWVIDRVALNAKVMAGSLGDNDKMVAVASGTEIILWAICPDGNGNEIGVFSLNVPVEALFFVGNQLIATSHTGKVGVWNAVTKHWQNQDVVPISSYDTAGSFLILGCNNGSIYYIDVQKFPLRMKDNDLLVTELYRDPTEDAITALSVYLTPKTSDSGNWIEIAYGTSSGTVRVIVQHPETVGSGPQLFQTFSVHRSPVTKIMLSEKHLISVCADNNHVRTWTVTRFRGMISTQPGSTPLTSFKILSLDDVDGHGGCSAGTEIGPYGERDDQQVFIQRVVPDTDKLYVRLSSNGKRVCEVRSVDGTSITSFTVHECEGSSRIGSRARRYLFSGHSNGSIQMWDLTTAMDIAGKVDIRALGGPTEEELLELLDQCDLALTRTPDSTPRASTCSLHSQFSDGFRTERLHSAGGGRGAGASGSSASLCGSLPRQAPPPVPLTKPFRDNALSAGPVAGLPTFAIPAYSHSSGSNQSASPRPRDREGGAVRRGSFVERCQELAKGSEAVAGSGFVTPAGSDGVRRSLAVCSELEARFGLRTPTTFSVSPGARHSPGTSSSVSSSPLSLSSSLRRAAPTSPTSPAPPPPPPAVSPTRSQAPVSPRRSTAASPATSPAAAPDDVPASPESPASPASPESPASGLPTSPKPHMNETSF; this is translated from the exons GTTCAGCACCTCCAGACAAACCCTGACGTGGGTCCCTGACTCCTTCTTCTCCAG tcttcTGAGCGGTCGGATCTCGACTCTGAAGGATGAAACTGGAGCT ATCTTCATCGACAGGGACCCCTCTCTGTTCGCCACCATCCTCAACTTCCTGCGCACCAAAGAGCTCCACCCCCGCTCCATCAACGTGCACATGCTCATGCACGAGGCCGAGTTCTACGGCATCACGCCGCTCG TGCgtaagctgcagctgtgtgacgAGCTGGACCGGTCCTCCTGTGGAAACGTTCTGTTCAACGGCTACCTGCCTCCACCAG TGTACCCGGCGAAGCGTCGGAACCGACACAGTGTGGCCGGGTCACAGTTCATGGCGGGCCGAGTCGTTCCCATAGAAAGAGCGCCGGTCCGACGCAGCAACACGATGCCGCCCAATCTGGGGAACTCTGGGATACTCAGCAGAGCCATCGCTGAGGAGAGGACGCCCGCAG gtCAGTCATCAGATCCCGGCCTGGTTCGGATCATCTGCGGTCATCACAACTGGATCGCCGTTGCCTACGCACAGTTTGTGGTCTGCTACAG GGTGAAGGAGTCGACCGGGTGGCAGCAGGTCTTCACGTCTCCTCGTCTGGATTGGGTGATCGACAGAGTCGCGCTCAACGCCAAGGTGATGGCGGGCTCGCTGGGAGACAACGACAAGATGGTGGCTGTCGCCTCGGGGACGGAGATCATCCTGTGGGCCATCTGCCCCGACGGCAACGGAAACGAGATTG gcgTCTTCAGTCTGAACGTCCCTGTGGAGGCTCTCTTCTTCGTTGGTAACCAGCTGATCGCCACCAGCCACACAGGGAAGGTCGGGGTTTGGAACGCCGTCACGAAACACTGGCAG AATCAGGACGTTGTTCCCATCAGCAGCTACGACACCGCCGGCTCCTTCCTCATCCTGGGCTGCAACAACGGATCCATCTATTATATAG ACGTGCAGAAGTTTCCTCTGAGGATGAAGGACAACGACCTGCTGGTGACGGAGCTCTACAGAGACCCGACTGAAGACGCCATCACTGCCCTCAGCGTCTACCTCACCCCCAAAACCA GTGACAGCGGGAACTGGATCGAGATCGCATACGGGACCAGTTCTGGGACGGTCCGAGTCATCGTCCAGCACCCGGAGACAGTCGGCTCGGGACCGCAGCTCTTCCAGACCTTCTCTGTCCACCGCAGCCCCGTCACCAAGATCATGCTGTCAGAGAAACACCTGATCTCAG tttgtgccGACAACAACCACGTGAGGACGTGGACGGTGACTCGCTTCAGAGGGATGATCTCCACCCAGCCGGGCTCAACGCCGCTCACCTCCTTCAAGATCCTCAGCCTGGACGACGTGGACGGACACGGAGGCTGCAGCGCCGGGACGGAGATCG gtccATATGGAGAGCGAGACGACCAGCAGGTGTTCATCCAGAGAGTCGTCCCCGACACAGACAAACTCTACGTCAGGCTGTCGTCCAACGGGAAGAG ggTGTGTGAGGTGCGCTCAGTGGACGGCACCTCCATCACGTCCTTCACGGTCCACGAGTGTGAGGGCTCGAGTCGGATCGGCTCGCGGGCTCGGCGCTACCTGTTCAGCGGCCACAGCAACGGCAGCATCCAGATGTGGGACCTGACCACGGCCATGGACATCGCCGGGAAGGTGGACATCCGAG CACTGGGCGGGCCGacggaggaggagctgctggagctgctggaccAGTGTGACCTGGCTCTGACCAGAACCCCTGACAGCACACCACGGGCCTCCAcctgcag TCTCCACTCTCAGTTCAGTGACGGCTTCAGGACGGAGCGTCTCCactcagcaggaggaggacgaggagccGGAGCTTCGGGTTCGTCTGCTTCGTTGTGCGGCAGCCTCCCCCGCCAGGCTCCGCCCCCTGTGCCCCTCACCAAGCCTTTCAGAGACAACGCCCTCTCAGCCGGGCCTGTTGCCGGACTGCCAACGTTCGCCATCCCCGCCTACAGCCACAGCTCCGGCTCAAACCAGAGTGCCAGCCCCCGACCACGGGACAGGGAGGGCGGAGCTGTCCGCAGGGGGAGCTTCGTGGAGCGCTGTCAGGAGCTCGCCAAGGGTTCAGAGGCGGTGGCAGGTTCTGGGTTCGTGACCCCAGCAGGGTCAGATGGTGTGAGGCGGAGCTTAGCAGTGTGCAGCGAGTTAGAGGCCCGATTCGGACTCAGGACACCCACCACCTTCTCTGTGTCGCCTGGTGCTCGCCACTCTCCAGGAACTTCTTCATCAGTGTCGTCGTCGCCATTATCATTGTCTTCTTCACTCCGCAGAGCCGCACCCACATCTCCAACAAGCCCcgccccacctcctcctcccccagcaGTGAGCCCGACCCGGTCTCAGGCGCCCGTCTCACCTCGCCGTAGCACTGCAGCATCTCCTGCAACGTCTCCTGCGGCGGCTCCTGATGATGTTCCAGCGTCGCCCGAGAGCCCGGCGAGTCCGGCGAGTCCAGAGAGCCCCGCCTCCGGCCTGCCCACCAGTCCCAAACCACACATGAACGAGACCAGCTTCTGA